The Pseudomonas sp. FP2309 genome has a window encoding:
- the tusB gene encoding sulfurtransferase complex subunit TusB, with the protein MSTLHVIAHSPFTDSRLESCLRICAREDAILLCGDGAYGLHTPALHLKGVKVFVLAEDMQARNLPLPDWADSVDYPGFVQLSIDYDKVNTWL; encoded by the coding sequence GACCTTACACGTGATAGCCCACTCCCCGTTTACCGACAGCCGACTCGAGAGCTGCCTGCGCATCTGCGCCCGCGAAGACGCGATCCTGCTCTGCGGCGACGGCGCCTACGGGCTGCACACCCCGGCGCTGCACCTCAAGGGGGTCAAAGTGTTCGTGCTGGCCGAGGACATGCAAGCGCGTAACCTGCCGCTGCCGGATTGGGCTGACAGCGTGGATTACCCAGGCTTTGTGCAACTGTCGATCGACTACGACAAGGTCAACACCTGGCTATGA